ATTTGATGGAATCATGCTCGTAACTGAAAGAACCAATGCAAGGGCGATACACGTTTACAAAAAGCTGGGGTTCAAAATAGTGGCTCCCTACTATGAGTGTGACATGTACCTGCCATTAAAAGAGGAAGATCAGTAAACCTCGTTTTCCTTTCCGATGAGCTTGAGAAGGATGGCTTTCTGAGCATGAAGCCTGTTTTCTGCCTGGTCGAAGACTATTGAGTGCTTTCCCTCGATAACCTCATCGGTGATCTCCTCACCTCTGTGGGCAGGAAGGCAGTGCATCACCACAACATCATCCTTTGATCTGCTAAGCAGCTCATCAGAAATCTGATATCCCTTAAACGCTGTCAATCTTTCCTCTTTTTCACCTTCCTGACCCATTGACGTCCACACATCTGTGTAAATCACGTCTGCCTCACCTACAGCCTTTACCGGATCTCTTTCAAAGATTATCTCTCCACCAAGCTCTCTGGCCTTCTGCATTATCCCGCTATCAGGTTCGTAGTTTTCAGGTGTGGAAACGATCATCCTCATTCCTGTGAGGGCCGATGCCAGAATCAGCGAGTTGCAAACGTTGTTACCGTCACCAACCCATGCAAGGGTTACATCCCTGAAGTCTCCCCTGTACTCATATATCGTGAGCAAATCCGCAATAACCTGACAGGGATGCTCGAGGTTACTCAAACCGTTTATCACCGGTATGGATGAATATCTGGCGAACTCCTCAATCGTGCTGTGATCTCTGACTCTCAGCATGATCGCATGAACATACCTGCTGAGAACCCTTGCTGTATCTTTAATGGGCTCACCTCTGCCAAGTTGCAGCTCGTTCCATCCCAGATACAGCGCATGCCCACCGAGATCGCTCATTGCAACTTCGA
The genomic region above belongs to Archaeoglobus neptunius and contains:
- the argF gene encoding ornithine carbamoyltransferase, producing MKHLLSISDLTRDELFEILKLAEKLKEERYRGIVTDYLKNKSLAMIFELPSTRTRVSFEVAMSDLGGHALYLGWNELQLGRGEPIKDTARVLSRYVHAIMLRVRDHSTIEEFARYSSIPVINGLSNLEHPCQVIADLLTIYEYRGDFRDVTLAWVGDGNNVCNSLILASALTGMRMIVSTPENYEPDSGIMQKARELGGEIIFERDPVKAVGEADVIYTDVWTSMGQEGEKEERLTAFKGYQISDELLSRSKDDVVVMHCLPAHRGEEITDEVIEGKHSIVFDQAENRLHAQKAILLKLIGKENEVY